The uncultured Desulfuromusa sp. genome has a segment encoding these proteins:
- a CDS encoding (Fe-S)-binding protein, with amino-acid sequence MECGFCEPVCPSRNLSFTPRQRIVGRREISRQMAADATPQEMKALFKSYQYPGQETCAADGLCGTKCPVGIDTGKMVKALREEANGDLANLVADWVARNFKGVAGTINTTLKTVDKIHQLTGTAFMEHASATARTLTANKLPLWNKEMPSGVMKIKPEPFDPDNPRQVVYFPACPSRCMSGPARGETEPEALPQKTVSLLKKAGYQIIYPENLGALCCGQAFESKGFFKQADDKSEQLNRALLTASKEGEIPVLCDTSPCLLRMKEKLDAKLSLYEPIEFVLEFLLDKLIFTPVDSKIALHITCSARKMGLDEQIKTLAEACATEVVIPEDIYCCGFAGDRGFNYPELNAAALEELKKQVNNCDAGYSTSKTCEIGLSLHGDIPYRSILYLVDAATQARPQKTASKLDRVT; translated from the coding sequence ATTGAGTGCGGTTTCTGCGAACCGGTCTGCCCGTCCCGCAATCTGTCATTTACACCCCGGCAACGGATTGTCGGCCGACGTGAAATCAGCCGCCAAATGGCAGCAGATGCCACCCCCCAGGAAATGAAGGCGCTGTTTAAATCCTACCAATACCCCGGGCAGGAAACCTGTGCTGCCGATGGCTTGTGCGGCACAAAATGCCCCGTCGGTATCGATACGGGAAAAATGGTTAAAGCCTTGCGCGAAGAAGCCAATGGAGATCTGGCGAACCTGGTCGCTGATTGGGTCGCAAGAAACTTCAAGGGTGTTGCTGGAACAATAAACACAACCCTGAAAACGGTTGATAAAATTCACCAATTGACCGGCACAGCTTTTATGGAGCATGCTTCAGCCACAGCCCGAACTTTGACTGCTAATAAGCTCCCTCTCTGGAACAAGGAAATGCCCTCCGGAGTGATGAAAATCAAACCAGAACCCTTTGATCCTGATAACCCGCGACAAGTTGTTTATTTCCCTGCATGTCCCAGTCGTTGTATGAGTGGACCAGCACGAGGCGAAACAGAACCTGAGGCGCTGCCACAGAAAACCGTTTCACTCCTGAAAAAAGCTGGCTATCAAATTATCTACCCTGAGAACCTGGGTGCTCTTTGCTGTGGCCAGGCATTTGAAAGCAAAGGTTTTTTCAAACAGGCTGATGATAAAAGTGAGCAATTAAACCGGGCCTTGCTGACAGCTTCCAAAGAGGGTGAAATACCTGTCCTCTGTGACACCAGCCCCTGTTTGTTACGGATGAAAGAAAAACTTGATGCCAAGTTGAGTCTTTATGAACCGATAGAATTTGTTCTCGAATTCTTGCTGGACAAACTTATCTTTACTCCGGTTGACTCCAAGATTGCCTTACATATCACCTGCAGTGCCCGTAAAATGGGACTTGATGAACAGATAAAAACTCTGGCTGAGGCCTGTGCAACAGAGGTTGTCATTCCAGAGGATATCTACTGTTGTGGTTTCGCCGGAGATCGTGGTTTTAACTATCCGGAATTGAATGCAGCCGCGTTGGAAGAGCTGAAAAAGCAAGTTAACAATTGTGATGCCGGTTATTCTACCAGTAAAACCTGTGAAATTGGGTTATCACTTCACGGCGATATCCCCTATCGTTCCATTCTTTATCTGGTTGACGCAGCAACACAGGCACGGCCACAAAAAACTGCTTCCAAGCTGGATCGCGTCACTTGA
- the ilvN gene encoding acetolactate synthase small subunit, which yields MKKRAILAFTLDNPGVLNKVSMLIRKKMYNVDTLTVCRSRIPGVSRMTITLEEDDQARVTQIIKQLEKFTEVISAKELDTDHSYWREVAIVKLEVDAAHIQDFTGRYNFEILEQKGEDVHILQIVGSTRRIDAFLDEVGQEHIIEIARTGVTALEK from the coding sequence ATGAAAAAACGCGCTATTTTGGCTTTTACGCTCGATAATCCAGGGGTATTAAATAAGGTTTCGATGCTGATTCGCAAAAAAATGTATAACGTGGACACTCTTACGGTTTGTCGTTCACGCATTCCCGGAGTGAGTCGAATGACGATCACTCTTGAGGAAGATGATCAGGCGAGAGTGACTCAAATCATCAAGCAGCTGGAAAAGTTCACCGAGGTCATTTCTGCTAAAGAACTGGACACGGATCATAGTTACTGGCGTGAAGTTGCAATTGTGAAATTAGAGGTTGATGCTGCACATATTCAGGATTTTACCGGTCGCTATAATTTTGAAATTCTTGAACAAAAAGGGGAAGATGTCCATATTCTGCAAATTGTCGGATCCACACGTCGGATTGACGCATTCCTTGACGAGGTTGGGCAGGAGCATATCATCGAAATTGCTCGAACGGGAGTGACTGCACTGGAAAAATAG
- a CDS encoding SDR family oxidoreductase has product MKHVVITGANRGIGLALACHYQGENWNVTGVCRESSLELEKVATQIIEGIDITQEDNVERLKTQLKGQNIDLLINNAGLLQDEVLGSINFDSLRLQMEINAFAPLRVSESLLPNLHRGSKIANITSRMGSISDNDSGGRYGYRASKAALNALGRSLAIDLKEQGIAVAQLHPGYVKTRMVNFGGMITPEESVAGLVRIIANLNLENTGSFWHSNGEELPW; this is encoded by the coding sequence ATGAAACATGTTGTGATAACAGGTGCCAATCGCGGAATAGGTCTTGCTCTGGCATGCCATTACCAAGGAGAAAACTGGAATGTCACGGGGGTGTGTCGCGAGTCCTCACTCGAGCTTGAAAAGGTTGCTACACAGATTATTGAGGGGATAGATATCACTCAAGAAGACAATGTCGAAAGGCTTAAAACCCAACTCAAAGGACAAAATATCGATCTATTGATCAACAATGCAGGTCTTCTTCAGGATGAAGTCCTTGGATCAATCAATTTTGACTCGCTCCGGTTACAGATGGAAATTAACGCCTTTGCCCCTTTGCGGGTCAGCGAGAGCCTGCTCCCCAACCTGCATAGGGGAAGTAAGATTGCCAACATCACCAGCCGCATGGGATCTATTAGCGACAACGATTCCGGAGGCCGCTATGGCTACCGCGCCTCCAAGGCGGCATTGAATGCTTTGGGCCGTTCCCTTGCCATTGATCTTAAAGAACAGGGAATTGCAGTGGCACAACTGCATCCCGGCTATGTAAAAACCAGAATGGTCAATTTCGGAGGAATGATAACACCGGAAGAATCTGTCGCCGGACTGGTCAGGATAATCGCAAATCTAAACCTCGAGAACACAGGTTCTTTCTGGCATAGCAATGGTGAAGAACTACCTTGGTAA
- the leuC gene encoding 3-isopropylmalate dehydratase large subunit has product MDKTLYDKLWDNHIVDQDENGTCLLYIDRQLLHEVTSPQAFEGLRLTNRQPWRIDANLAVPDHNVPTDDRSKEIADPISRLQVETLDKNCQEFGITEFTMNDPRQGIVHVIGPEQGATLPGMTIVCGDSHTATHGAFGALAFGIGTSEVEHVLATQCLIQKKSKAMLIEVSGELPHGLTAKDIVLAIIGRIGTAGGTGYTIEFGGSTIRSLSMEGRMTVCNMAIEAGARAGIIAVDQTTIDYIKGRPFAPKDDLWDQAVNHWQQLHSDPDAKFDRIIRIDARDLQPQVTWGTSPEMVVPIDGQVPDPAAEENKIKQDGIQAALKYMGLTAGTLMTDICPDKVFIGSCTNGRIEDLRAAAAIAKGRKLAKNIKLALVVPGSGLVKKTGRSRRSG; this is encoded by the coding sequence ATGGACAAGACTCTTTATGACAAACTTTGGGACAATCATATCGTTGACCAGGATGAAAACGGCACCTGTCTGCTGTATATCGATCGCCAGCTTTTGCATGAGGTCACATCACCTCAAGCATTTGAAGGTCTACGTTTGACAAATCGCCAGCCATGGAGAATTGATGCAAACCTTGCTGTCCCGGATCATAATGTTCCCACCGATGATCGCAGCAAAGAAATTGCCGACCCAATTTCCCGCCTTCAGGTTGAAACACTGGATAAAAACTGTCAGGAATTCGGAATTACTGAATTCACGATGAACGACCCGCGCCAGGGCATTGTTCACGTGATCGGCCCCGAACAAGGAGCGACCCTGCCTGGCATGACCATCGTCTGTGGCGATTCACACACAGCAACTCATGGCGCTTTCGGAGCATTGGCCTTTGGCATCGGAACATCCGAGGTTGAACATGTTCTGGCAACCCAATGTCTGATTCAAAAGAAATCAAAAGCAATGCTGATTGAAGTCTCTGGTGAACTCCCTCATGGGCTGACGGCAAAGGACATTGTTCTGGCTATTATTGGTCGCATTGGCACTGCAGGTGGTACCGGTTATACAATTGAATTCGGTGGTTCAACAATTCGCAGCTTATCAATGGAAGGTCGCATGACTGTCTGCAATATGGCCATCGAAGCCGGTGCACGAGCAGGGATCATTGCCGTGGATCAAACCACCATTGACTATATTAAAGGCCGCCCTTTTGCCCCGAAGGATGACCTTTGGGATCAGGCTGTCAATCATTGGCAGCAATTGCACAGTGATCCTGACGCAAAATTTGACCGGATCATTCGAATTGATGCACGAGACCTGCAACCGCAAGTCACCTGGGGAACCTCACCTGAAATGGTCGTTCCTATTGATGGTCAAGTCCCCGATCCCGCTGCCGAAGAAAATAAAATAAAACAAGATGGAATTCAAGCGGCACTCAAATATATGGGATTAACGGCCGGCACCCTGATGACGGATATCTGTCCGGATAAAGTCTTCATCGGATCCTGCACAAATGGTCGGATTGAAGATCTGCGTGCTGCTGCAGCCATAGCCAAAGGGCGGAAATTGGCAAAAAACATAAAACTTGCTTTGGTTGTCCCTGGATCCGGCCTGGTCAAAAAAACAGGCAGAAGCAGAAGGTCTGGATAA
- a CDS encoding aconitase family protein has product MSLDPAWSKKQAEAEGLDKIFIAAGFEWREPGCSMCLAMNNDRLAPEERCASTSNRNFEGRQGQGGRTHLVSPAMAAAAAVTGHFVDVRQMEVM; this is encoded by the coding sequence TTGTCCCTGGATCCGGCCTGGTCAAAAAAACAGGCAGAAGCAGAAGGTCTGGATAAAATTTTTATAGCAGCAGGTTTCGAGTGGCGTGAACCTGGCTGCTCCATGTGTCTGGCCATGAATAATGATCGGCTCGCCCCGGAAGAACGCTGCGCATCGACGTCAAATCGTAATTTTGAAGGCCGCCAGGGACAAGGAGGCCGCACTCATCTGGTCAGTCCCGCCATGGCTGCCGCAGCAGCTGTCACAGGCCATTTTGTTGATGTTCGCCAAATGGAGGTGATGTAA
- the ilvD gene encoding dihydroxy-acid dehydratase → MERTASRTMLRAVRFKDEDFSKPVIAVAIPYTNGTPCNDHIRNLGDLVQNEIEAAGGKAIVFGTPVVSDGISMGTEAMKYSLVSREVIADAIELMTEGYQVDGVLTLSGCDKTIPAALMPIARNDLVGLTLYGGSILPGQHGHQELNIVSAFEGIGAHSAGKIDTRELHEIESCACPGAGSCGGMYTANTMASAIEAMGMSVTGSSSHMAVDRNNQLSVDKCRDAGESVRALMKLLKKGITARQIMTRKAFENALTVAWALGGSTNAVLHLLALAREARVPLTLKDISDITARVPLLGNFKPFGRYLMNDLHALGGVPMVMKVLMDAGFLHGDCLTVTGHTIAENLTSAPDCPSGQDVLFPVSAPYAPAGRHIRILYGNLAKEGCVLKQSGKKLNTMSGPAKVFNREEDALGAILSGKINSGDIIVIRYEGPKGGPGMREMLSPSAALMGAGLGDSVALITDGRFSGGTHGIMIGHVAPEAQIGGSLALVQDGDRIEINLEREELNLVISEAEFVSRNKNRQEPPQRYQSGVLAKYARLVSSASTGAVTSSFD, encoded by the coding sequence GTGGAACGGACTGCTTCACGAACGATGTTACGAGCGGTGCGGTTCAAGGATGAAGATTTTTCCAAACCGGTTATTGCTGTGGCAATTCCCTATACCAATGGAACTCCTTGCAATGATCATATCCGTAATTTAGGCGATCTGGTACAGAATGAAATAGAGGCGGCTGGTGGCAAGGCGATCGTTTTTGGTACGCCTGTTGTTTCTGATGGCATCTCCATGGGAACAGAGGCGATGAAATATTCGCTGGTCAGCCGTGAAGTGATTGCAGATGCGATTGAGTTGATGACTGAAGGTTATCAGGTTGATGGCGTCCTAACCTTATCTGGTTGTGATAAAACCATTCCCGCAGCTCTCATGCCCATTGCGCGTAATGATCTGGTTGGTTTGACTCTGTATGGTGGAAGTATTCTGCCGGGACAACACGGCCATCAGGAACTAAATATTGTCAGTGCCTTTGAAGGTATCGGGGCCCATTCCGCTGGAAAGATTGATACCCGGGAACTGCATGAAATTGAGAGTTGTGCGTGTCCTGGGGCGGGATCTTGTGGCGGGATGTATACGGCGAATACAATGGCGTCTGCCATCGAAGCAATGGGGATGAGCGTGACCGGTTCCTCGTCGCATATGGCGGTCGATCGGAATAATCAACTTTCTGTGGATAAGTGCCGGGATGCCGGAGAGAGTGTCCGAGCCTTGATGAAACTTCTGAAAAAGGGAATCACGGCTCGGCAGATCATGACTCGTAAGGCTTTTGAAAATGCCCTGACCGTTGCCTGGGCTCTGGGGGGATCGACCAATGCGGTTTTGCATCTTTTGGCTTTGGCAAGAGAAGCCCGTGTGCCTTTGACTCTGAAGGATATTTCTGACATCACAGCTCGGGTTCCATTGCTTGGTAATTTCAAACCTTTCGGGCGGTATCTGATGAATGATCTGCATGCCCTTGGTGGTGTACCGATGGTGATGAAAGTTCTCATGGATGCGGGTTTTCTTCATGGTGATTGCTTAACGGTCACGGGCCATACGATTGCCGAAAATCTGACTTCAGCGCCTGATTGTCCTTCTGGTCAGGATGTTTTGTTTCCCGTTAGTGCTCCCTATGCTCCTGCGGGTCGGCATATTCGCATCCTTTATGGTAACCTTGCCAAGGAAGGATGCGTCCTTAAGCAGAGTGGTAAAAAATTAAACACCATGAGTGGGCCGGCAAAGGTTTTCAATCGTGAGGAAGATGCCCTGGGCGCAATCCTGAGTGGGAAAATCAACTCAGGAGACATCATTGTGATTCGCTATGAGGGCCCCAAAGGGGGGCCGGGAATGAGGGAGATGTTATCCCCTTCTGCCGCATTGATGGGGGCTGGACTGGGTGACAGTGTTGCTTTGATTACCGATGGACGGTTTTCCGGTGGCACCCATGGCATTATGATTGGTCATGTTGCCCCGGAAGCCCAGATTGGTGGATCTCTTGCTCTGGTGCAGGACGGAGATCGCATTGAGATCAATCTTGAACGTGAAGAGCTCAATCTTGTTATCAGTGAGGCAGAGTTCGTGTCCCGGAACAAAAACCGGCAAGAGCCGCCACAGCGTTATCAAAGTGGGGTTCTGGCTAAATATGCCAGGCTGGTCTCCTCGGCATCAACAGGGGCGGTGACATCATCCTTTGATTGA
- a CDS encoding FAD-binding oxidoreductase: MLPENYQSFYSAIAKTIPKQNIITDPLLTVAFGTDASFYRMIPKIVINVETEQEVQIILREASQRQLAITFRAAGTSLSGQAITDSILVRLGKGWQKYKIFDKATKIQLQPGIIGSQANRFLAEFGKKIGPDPASIDSAKIGGILANNASGMCCGVAENSYQTLHSLRMILADGTIVDTADDKSRAQFKRSHPHILQGLAELRKNVLADSQLSDRIRYKYKIKNTTGYSLNALVDFKDPFAIMQQLMVGSEGTLGFISEVIYKTVTEHKYKASALIMFPDVPTACSAVPILRNGLPVAAAELMDRAGLASVEHEPGMPDYLAGLGKTVTALLVETRASSAKALKEQIQEIKSALAKIKTVHPIEFTDNPSEYKVYWNIRKGLFPAVGAVRETGTTVIIEDVAFPNQHLAAAALDLQALFKKYHYDEAIIFGHALEGNLHFVFTQDFSITAEVIRYRNFMDEVVSMVVEKYDGSLKAEHGTGRNMAPFVEKEWGSAAYKLMQEIKTLFDPDSLLNPGVIINADAEAHIKNLKPLPRHPRTCR; the protein is encoded by the coding sequence ATGCTTCCAGAAAATTATCAGAGCTTTTATAGCGCGATAGCAAAAACAATCCCAAAGCAGAATATTATCACCGACCCTCTTTTGACCGTGGCATTTGGCACCGACGCCAGCTTCTACCGCATGATTCCAAAAATTGTTATCAATGTCGAAACGGAACAGGAGGTACAGATAATTCTTCGGGAAGCCAGTCAACGGCAGCTTGCGATAACTTTTCGTGCCGCCGGGACCAGTCTCTCCGGACAGGCGATTACCGACAGCATTCTTGTTCGCCTTGGAAAAGGCTGGCAGAAATATAAAATTTTTGACAAAGCAACAAAGATTCAGCTGCAACCGGGAATTATCGGCAGTCAGGCGAATCGATTTCTTGCTGAATTCGGCAAAAAAATCGGTCCCGACCCTGCTTCCATCGACAGCGCAAAAATCGGCGGCATTCTGGCTAACAATGCCAGTGGCATGTGCTGCGGGGTTGCTGAGAACAGCTATCAAACTCTGCACAGTTTACGGATGATCCTTGCAGATGGCACTATTGTTGACACTGCCGATGACAAAAGCCGGGCACAGTTTAAACGCAGTCATCCTCATATTCTCCAGGGCCTTGCAGAGCTACGCAAAAACGTTTTAGCAGACAGTCAACTAAGCGACAGAATCCGTTACAAATACAAAATCAAAAACACGACCGGCTACAGTTTGAACGCCTTGGTTGATTTCAAAGATCCTTTCGCCATCATGCAGCAGCTAATGGTCGGCTCGGAAGGAACCCTGGGGTTTATTTCTGAAGTTATCTACAAAACCGTCACCGAGCACAAATATAAAGCCAGCGCATTGATCATGTTCCCTGATGTTCCCACCGCCTGTAGTGCCGTACCAATTCTTCGTAATGGGCTTCCTGTCGCAGCAGCAGAGCTGATGGATCGTGCCGGACTCGCTTCGGTCGAACATGAACCAGGCATGCCTGACTATCTCGCCGGGTTGGGCAAAACAGTGACCGCATTGCTGGTGGAAACTCGTGCCAGCAGCGCAAAGGCCCTCAAAGAACAAATTCAAGAAATCAAATCAGCGCTGGCTAAAATAAAAACTGTTCACCCGATTGAATTTACCGATAACCCCTCTGAATATAAGGTCTATTGGAATATTCGCAAAGGTCTTTTCCCTGCAGTTGGTGCCGTCCGAGAAACCGGAACCACGGTTATTATTGAAGATGTTGCTTTCCCAAATCAGCACCTGGCTGCCGCTGCTCTAGACTTGCAGGCGTTGTTCAAAAAATATCATTACGACGAAGCCATTATTTTTGGGCATGCCCTTGAAGGAAATTTACATTTTGTCTTCACTCAGGATTTCTCGATAACAGCCGAGGTTATCCGCTACCGGAATTTTATGGATGAAGTCGTCAGCATGGTCGTAGAAAAATACGATGGTTCGCTTAAGGCAGAGCACGGCACAGGAAGAAATATGGCCCCATTTGTTGAAAAAGAATGGGGTTCGGCAGCCTACAAGCTGATGCAAGAAATCAAGACTCTCTTTGATCCTGATAGCCTCTTGAATCCGGGGGTCATTATCAATGCCGATGCCGAAGCCCATATCAAAAACCTGAAGCCATTACCCCGCCACCCACGAACTTGTCGATAA
- a CDS encoding enoyl-ACP reductase, whose translation MGLMSGKRGVIFGVANDKSIAWGIAKQLRAAGADLAFTYLNEALEKRVRPLAESLDSSIILPCDVQNEEEIVSVFSELEKQWGQIDFVVHALAFANREDLKRPFSQTSRDGFRLALDVSAYSLVSMTRCALPVLKEGGSIVTMTYLGAVRAVPAYNVMGVAKAALESSVRYLAAELGEKGIRVNAVSAGPIKTLAAAGIADFKKKLSVAEERAPLKRLVHQDEVGKSALYLLSDLSSGVTGEVHYVDAGFNIAAG comes from the coding sequence ATGGGATTAATGAGTGGAAAACGTGGTGTTATTTTTGGTGTAGCAAATGATAAAAGCATTGCTTGGGGGATTGCCAAGCAGCTGCGTGCTGCGGGGGCCGATCTGGCGTTTACTTATTTGAATGAAGCCTTGGAAAAGCGGGTGCGTCCGTTGGCAGAAAGTCTTGATTCTTCTATTATCCTTCCTTGTGATGTTCAAAATGAAGAGGAAATAGTTTCTGTTTTCAGTGAGTTGGAAAAACAATGGGGGCAGATAGACTTTGTCGTTCATGCTTTGGCATTTGCCAATCGTGAAGACCTGAAGCGGCCTTTCAGCCAGACCAGTCGGGATGGTTTTCGCCTGGCACTGGATGTCAGTGCCTATTCATTGGTCTCCATGACACGCTGTGCATTACCCGTTCTGAAAGAGGGGGGGAGTATTGTCACTATGACCTATCTTGGAGCGGTACGTGCTGTCCCGGCATACAATGTCATGGGAGTGGCTAAGGCTGCTCTGGAATCTTCTGTTCGTTATCTGGCTGCTGAACTGGGTGAAAAAGGAATTCGTGTCAATGCTGTTTCCGCTGGCCCAATAAAGACCCTGGCTGCTGCGGGAATTGCCGATTTCAAGAAAAAACTCAGCGTCGCTGAAGAACGTGCTCCCTTAAAGCGGTTGGTCCATCAGGATGAGGTTGGTAAGTCAGCGCTCTACTTGCTGTCCGATCTCTCTTCCGGAGTGACCGGTGAAGTTCATTATGTTGATGCCGGATTTAATATTGCTGCGGGTTAA
- the leuD gene encoding 3-isopropylmalate dehydratase small subunit: protein MEKFTSFTGLVAPLDRSNVDTDAIIPKQFLKSIKRTGFGPNLFDEWRYLDHGEPGMDCTDRPLNPDFILNQPRYQGAQILLARDNFGCGSSREHAPWALLDDGFRVIIAPSFADIFYNNCFKNGILPIILATGKIDELFVSVQDQPGYKLQVDLETTTLTMPNGEKTTFEIDPFRRHCLLNGLDDIGLTLEKVDKIRAYEDSHRLSTPWLFSNS from the coding sequence ATGGAAAAGTTCACCAGTTTCACTGGATTGGTTGCTCCTCTTGACCGCTCTAACGTTGATACAGATGCAATTATCCCGAAACAATTTTTAAAATCTATAAAGCGCACAGGTTTCGGCCCCAATCTTTTTGATGAATGGCGTTATCTGGATCACGGAGAACCGGGCATGGATTGCACCGACCGGCCTTTGAACCCTGACTTCATCCTCAACCAACCCCGTTACCAGGGGGCGCAAATCTTACTGGCACGGGATAATTTTGGCTGTGGATCCTCACGTGAGCATGCTCCATGGGCACTACTCGACGACGGTTTCAGGGTGATCATTGCTCCAAGCTTTGCTGATATTTTTTACAACAACTGCTTCAAAAACGGGATCCTTCCCATTATTCTGGCTACAGGCAAAATTGATGAACTTTTCGTCTCGGTTCAGGATCAACCCGGCTACAAGCTCCAAGTCGATCTGGAAACAACGACTTTGACCATGCCCAACGGGGAGAAAACAACTTTTGAAATCGATCCATTTCGCAGGCATTGCCTTTTAAATGGGTTGGACGATATCGGCTTGACGTTGGAAAAAGTTGATAAAATAAGAGCTTACGAAGATTCTCACCGTCTGAGCACACCCTGGCTCTTTAGTAACAGCTGA